From the Rhodoferax sp. WC2427 genome, one window contains:
- a CDS encoding bifunctional riboflavin kinase/FAD synthetase translates to MQVFRGFQHPGIAPHCALTIGNFDGVHRGHQAMLALLINEARHRGVPSSVMTFEPHPRDYFAQAHGQPDGAPARIATLRDKLTELHRCGVDQTVVLPFDAAFAAQSPQAFIDDVLVRGMGVRYVLVGDDFCFGAKRAGDYAMLDAAGETRGFDVARMNSYEVHGTRVSSSAVRTALQAGRMEDVARLLGRPFSISGHVVHGRKLGRQLGESAPGRQDGFRTLNLRFAHWKPAASGIFAVKVHGLGETALVGVANLGIRPSLDPNDINGGRVLLETHCLDWPATLGPEGAYGKIIRVELLHKLHDELKYDGLDALQIGIAKDCDDARAYFALHAETSRQTTRDRI, encoded by the coding sequence ATGCAGGTTTTCCGTGGCTTCCAACACCCTGGCATTGCGCCCCACTGTGCGCTCACCATCGGCAACTTTGACGGGGTGCACCGCGGCCACCAGGCCATGCTGGCGCTGCTGATCAACGAAGCCCGCCACCGCGGCGTGCCCAGCTCGGTGATGACCTTCGAGCCGCACCCGCGCGACTACTTTGCCCAGGCCCACGGCCAGCCCGATGGGGCCCCGGCGCGCATTGCCACCTTGCGCGACAAGCTCACCGAGCTGCACCGCTGCGGCGTGGACCAGACCGTGGTGCTGCCCTTCGACGCCGCATTTGCCGCCCAATCGCCCCAGGCCTTCATCGACGACGTGCTGGTGCGCGGCATGGGCGTGCGCTACGTACTGGTGGGCGACGACTTCTGCTTCGGCGCCAAGCGCGCGGGCGACTACGCCATGCTGGACGCGGCGGGCGAGACCCGGGGCTTTGACGTGGCCCGCATGAACAGCTACGAGGTGCACGGCACCCGCGTGTCCAGCTCTGCCGTGCGCACCGCCTTGCAGGCCGGCCGCATGGAGGACGTGGCCCGCCTGCTGGGCCGCCCGTTCAGCATCAGCGGCCACGTGGTGCACGGGCGCAAGCTGGGGCGGCAACTGGGCGAGTCGGCGCCGGGCCGCCAGGACGGCTTTCGCACCCTGAATTTGCGCTTTGCCCACTGGAAGCCTGCGGCCAGCGGCATCTTTGCCGTCAAGGTGCATGGCCTGGGCGAAACCGCGCTGGTGGGCGTGGCCAACCTGGGTATCCGCCCCTCGCTGGACCCGAACGACATCAACGGTGGCCGCGTGCTGCTGGAAACCCATTGCCTGGACTGGCCCGCCACCCTGGGGCCTGAGGGGGCCTACGGTAAAATCATCCGCGTGGAACTGCTGCACAAACTGCATGACGAATTGAAATACGACGGTCTGGATGCCCTGCAAATCGGCATCGCCAAAGACTGCGACGACGCACGCGCGTACTTCGCCCTGCACGCAGAAACCAGCCGCCAGACAACGCGCGACCGAATTTAG
- a CDS encoding HNH endonuclease, producing the protein MKVLKLSAQGLPQSWISLEQAVVYYAAEEVRWEMGAQVAVFHGGHNAITGEQSIITVNSIIGTRGVPNINPFDLRPSLTNTKLFVRDRNVCAYCGNHFAETELTREHIKPLGQKGADTWMNVVTACRACNHRKSNRTPEQAHMPLLYTPYVPSLWEDFILRNRRILADQMDFLIAHVPKSSRLLI; encoded by the coding sequence TTGAAGGTCTTGAAGCTCTCAGCCCAAGGGTTGCCCCAGTCGTGGATTTCGCTGGAGCAGGCCGTTGTGTACTACGCTGCCGAAGAGGTGCGCTGGGAGATGGGCGCGCAGGTGGCGGTGTTCCATGGCGGGCACAACGCCATCACGGGCGAGCAGTCCATCATCACGGTCAACAGCATCATCGGCACCCGTGGCGTGCCCAATATCAACCCGTTCGACCTGCGCCCCAGCCTCACCAACACCAAGCTGTTCGTGCGCGACCGCAACGTCTGCGCCTACTGTGGCAACCATTTTGCGGAGACCGAGCTGACCCGCGAGCACATCAAGCCGCTGGGCCAGAAGGGGGCCGACACCTGGATGAACGTGGTTACCGCCTGCCGCGCCTGCAACCACCGCAAAAGCAACCGCACGCCCGAGCAGGCCCACATGCCGCTGCTGTACACGCCCTATGTGCCCAGCCTGTGGGAAGACTTTATCCTGCGCAACCGCCGCATCCTGGCCGACCAGATGGACTTTCTGATCGCCCATGTGCCCAAGTCGTCGCGGCTGTTAATTTAG
- a CDS encoding YceH family protein: MFFILTGIIPVPTTPLLLTPTEARVVATLMEKARTVPDSYPLSMVALLSGCNQKTSREPTMNLAEAEVAEALGNLKDLALVRESSGSRVTRFEHNFQRGVGVPEQSAVILGLLMLRGPQTAGELRLNTERWYKFADISSVEGFLDEMLERSAEKGGPLVVKLPRSAGEREQRWAHLLCGPVDANAMGTKAPEGGNSTRLEARIEVLEEEVAQLRATVQKLCSELGLN, encoded by the coding sequence ATGTTCTTCATATTGACCGGAATTATCCCAGTGCCCACCACCCCCCTCCTCCTGACCCCCACCGAAGCCCGCGTCGTAGCCACCCTGATGGAAAAAGCCCGCACCGTGCCCGACAGCTACCCCCTGTCCATGGTGGCCCTGCTCAGCGGCTGCAACCAGAAAACCAGCCGCGAACCCACGATGAACCTGGCCGAGGCCGAAGTCGCCGAAGCCCTGGGCAACCTGAAAGACCTGGCCCTGGTGCGCGAATCCAGCGGCAGCCGGGTCACCCGCTTCGAGCACAACTTCCAGCGCGGCGTGGGCGTGCCCGAGCAATCCGCCGTCATCCTCGGCCTGCTGATGCTGCGCGGCCCGCAAACCGCGGGCGAGCTGCGGCTGAACACCGAGCGCTGGTACAAATTTGCCGATATTTCCTCGGTGGAAGGCTTTTTGGACGAGATGCTGGAGCGCAGCGCGGAAAAAGGCGGCCCGCTGGTGGTCAAGCTGCCCCGCAGCGCGGGCGAGCGCGAGCAGCGCTGGGCGCACCTGCTGTGCGGCCCGGTAGATGCCAACGCCATGGGCACCAAGGCCCCCGAGGGCGGCAACAGCACCCGGCTGGAAGCGCGGATTGAGGTTTTGGAAGAAGAAGTGGCCCAGTTACGGGCCACGGTGCAGAAGCTGTGCTCCGAGCTGGGGCTAAATTAA